Proteins encoded in a region of the Rhodopirellula halodulae genome:
- a CDS encoding DUF1501 domain-containing protein — MNATTSIDATLASLAGRRQFLQHSAMGLGAAALGSIVARSQASAASPSQTPASDEANGLHFPAKAKRVIFLFMAGAPSQMDLFDYKPELVKQFKQPLPPSVSNGQRVTAMTRGKEQLVAPTMFEFSRHGENGIHLSELLPHLGTVIDDICLIRSTHTDAINHDPGKTLFCTGSEIPGKASLGSWLSYGLGRMNENLPDFIVLNSAFWSGDKANIQALYSRLWGSGYLPSKHQGVSFQPSGDPVLFLSNPEGVSRESRQEMLDLVTELNRQHMQQSGDPEILTTIAQQEMAFRMQASVPELTDLSQETEDTLAMYGPEVHKSGSFARNCLMARRMVERDVRFIQLFHRGWDHHSHLPKKIRGQAYDIDQPCAALIRDLRQRGLLDDTLVVFAGEFGRTTYCQGKLTHKDYGRDHHPRCFTTWMAGGGVKGGIAHGVTDDFSYNVVENPVHVRDFNATILHQLGIDHERLTFPFMGLDQRLTGVEEAHVIHDILA; from the coding sequence ATGAACGCCACCACCTCGATCGATGCAACACTCGCCAGCCTCGCTGGACGCCGCCAATTCCTGCAACATTCCGCGATGGGGCTGGGCGCCGCGGCGCTCGGTTCCATCGTCGCACGCTCGCAAGCGAGCGCCGCCTCACCCTCGCAAACACCGGCTTCCGACGAAGCCAACGGCCTGCACTTCCCCGCCAAAGCCAAACGGGTGATCTTCCTGTTCATGGCGGGGGCTCCCAGCCAGATGGATTTGTTCGATTACAAACCTGAACTGGTGAAACAATTCAAACAGCCGTTGCCACCCAGCGTCAGCAACGGCCAACGGGTCACCGCGATGACTCGTGGGAAAGAGCAATTGGTCGCGCCGACCATGTTCGAATTTTCGCGTCATGGTGAAAACGGCATTCACCTCAGCGAACTTCTGCCGCATCTCGGCACGGTGATTGACGACATCTGCTTGATTCGTTCGACCCACACCGATGCGATCAATCATGATCCGGGAAAGACGTTGTTTTGCACCGGCTCCGAGATTCCCGGCAAAGCCAGCTTGGGTTCATGGTTGAGCTACGGCCTCGGCCGGATGAACGAGAACCTGCCTGACTTCATTGTTTTGAACTCGGCATTTTGGAGCGGCGACAAAGCCAATATCCAAGCCCTCTACAGCCGCCTTTGGGGATCGGGATATCTCCCCTCGAAACATCAAGGCGTCTCGTTCCAACCCTCCGGCGACCCGGTGCTATTTTTGTCCAACCCCGAGGGCGTCAGCCGCGAAAGTCGACAAGAGATGTTGGATCTCGTCACCGAACTGAATCGCCAACACATGCAGCAAAGTGGTGACCCTGAAATCCTGACGACGATCGCTCAACAGGAGATGGCGTTCCGCATGCAGGCATCGGTGCCCGAACTGACCGATCTCAGCCAAGAAACCGAAGACACGTTGGCGATGTACGGCCCAGAAGTTCACAAGAGCGGATCGTTCGCTCGCAACTGCTTGATGGCTCGGCGAATGGTTGAACGTGATGTTCGTTTCATTCAATTGTTCCATCGCGGATGGGATCACCACTCGCACCTGCCCAAGAAAATTCGTGGGCAAGCGTACGACATCGACCAACCCTGTGCGGCGCTGATTCGCGATCTTCGCCAACGTGGTTTGCTCGACGACACGTTGGTGGTCTTCGCCGGTGAGTTCGGTCGAACGACGTATTGCCAAGGCAAACTCACGCACAAGGATTACGGTCGCGACCATCATCCCCGATGCTTCACCACTTGGATGGCCGGCGGCGGCGTCAAAGGCGGGATCGCTCACGGGGTCACCGATGACTTCAGCTACAACGTGGTCGAAAATCCGGTACATGTCCGTGACTTCAACGCGACCATCTTGCATCAACTGGGGATCGATCACGAGCGTTTGACTTTCCCGTTCATGGGACTGGATCAACGGCTGACCGGCGTGGAAGAGGCCCACGTGATTCACGACATTCTGGCTTGA
- a CDS encoding exonuclease domain-containing protein, translating into MDFTAIDFETATRRSDSACQLAAVRVRNGEIVDSACWLIRPRPFVFSPANIQIHGITPAMVRDEPEFGELWPQIQSTLGDDCLIAHNASFDLGVLLACLESHDHPAPEFQYSCTRAIARRTWPQQPRFGLKPLSDWLGIRFRHHDALEDSVACAKIALAAAEDKAASSLEDLESKLSLSRGAAGSWGKKGPTSRRSTRSRRRSASPGSPAPGSPAPRGSGKRTSVMIAGSTVASHPMQSPSPCGMGASGVDLQRLLVRADFIRPLEGRRVVFTGVLHRLQREEAEMLTSRCGGQCQSSVSRKTDLVVVGELDSRTIQAGRSMSTKEETARQLAEEGAPVRILSEQEFLEMIIAGESS; encoded by the coding sequence ATGGACTTCACGGCGATCGACTTCGAAACCGCAACGCGGCGCTCCGACAGTGCATGTCAATTGGCGGCGGTTCGCGTTCGCAACGGCGAGATTGTCGATTCAGCGTGTTGGTTGATCCGTCCTCGTCCGTTTGTGTTCTCGCCAGCGAACATTCAGATTCATGGCATCACTCCCGCTATGGTTCGCGATGAACCGGAGTTTGGTGAGCTTTGGCCGCAGATCCAATCAACACTTGGCGACGATTGCTTGATCGCTCACAACGCCAGCTTTGACTTGGGCGTTCTGCTTGCTTGTCTGGAGTCGCACGACCATCCGGCCCCTGAGTTCCAATACAGCTGCACTCGGGCGATTGCTCGACGAACTTGGCCGCAACAACCTCGCTTTGGTTTGAAGCCGCTTTCCGATTGGCTGGGCATTCGATTCCGACATCACGACGCACTCGAAGATTCGGTCGCCTGCGCCAAGATTGCGTTGGCCGCCGCGGAAGACAAAGCCGCTAGCAGTTTAGAAGACCTGGAATCCAAGCTCAGTTTGTCGCGAGGGGCGGCTGGCAGTTGGGGCAAGAAAGGTCCCACTTCGCGTCGCAGCACTCGGTCTCGACGAAGATCCGCCTCACCCGGTTCGCCTGCACCCGGTTCGCCTGCACCGCGTGGTTCCGGCAAACGGACTTCCGTGATGATCGCCGGCTCCACTGTGGCGTCTCATCCGATGCAGTCGCCTTCACCCTGCGGCATGGGGGCCAGTGGCGTGGACCTTCAACGGTTGCTGGTTCGCGCCGATTTCATTCGCCCGTTGGAAGGACGCCGCGTTGTGTTCACCGGAGTGCTGCATCGGTTGCAGCGCGAGGAGGCGGAAATGCTGACCTCACGTTGTGGCGGCCAGTGCCAAAGCAGCGTGTCACGCAAAACCGATTTGGTCGTCGTGGGTGAATTGGATTCCAGAACGATCCAAGCGGGACGCTCGATGAGCACCAAAGAAGAGACCGCCCGACAATTGGCGGAGGAGGGAGCCCCCGTCCGCATTCTCAGCGAACAGGAATTTCTCGAAATGATCATCGCGGGAGAAAGCTCCTAG